One Trichormus variabilis 0441 genomic window, AATGCCTACAGCATCAGGGAAAATGGTGGAACGAGTCCGCCGCATCGCTTTATCTGGGGAAACCTGACCAGAAATCACTGAAGTCGCCTCTAAACCTGCTAATGTCGCTCTCAACTGACGATACATATCGGCTGGCAAGGTTTTGCGGTAGTATTCATCATTATAATTACGGCGAGAAATATCGACTTCCCAAATAGTAAAACCTGTAGGTTGTCCCCAACTGGGACGGCCGATGATGCGCCTTCCTTCCCGCATATAAGGATATTTCGATAAGCCATGTGCTGTCCCCATTGGGGAGTTTAACCCAGCTAAAAAGCGGTTATTAGTTTGGGGACGCTTCACACCTTCCCCTAATTGGGAATCTGTGGTTCCCGCTACTAACCAGTAATAGTAAGAAAAGGCTTTTTCTTCGGCTTTGCGGAGGCTTTCGGTTCGTAGTCCCCCCATCCAACCACCTGGTTTTAACTGCCCTGTTCCTTGTAGCTGTTGCCTGGTGTAAACTAAGTTATCTTTGGCCGTACCGGGGCGATAGTCGTTACCCCAAGTCCAGTTCTGCATAGAGATATCCCCTGGTGTGGGGGCAGAAAATCTCACACCGTTGAAATTGACAGGTTCTCCCTTCGTCGGACTCCAAATGCGGCGATAGGTAAAAACTAAGCCAAAATCTGCTAGTCTCGGTAACTCGTAGCTGAAATAGGGCGAATATTGTAAATAATATGGGGGCATTTTCTGGGGTTGTGCTTCCTTGGTAGCCTCCATTGCAAAGGTGTAAGTAAAGCCTTGGGTACAATAGGGGTCATTTTTGGCACTAGAGGAAGAAGGTTCCAGAAAAGAACGAGCATCAATACCTAAGCGGTAAGGGACATCAGCTAGGGCGATAATTTCTCCGGTTTCGCTAGCATCTACGATGTACCACTTGGGACTATTTCCTTTAGTTTGTTGGGGAACTAGGCGAATAATACTTTTGGTCAACCGGGATGAGTTGCTATAACGATAAGCATCATCAATGGTTTGTGATAGGGTAAAGGTGTTGAGGGGTGGTGCGCCTTTAACTGGTTGATGTTGAATAGCGATCGCACTATTAATTAATTTACCCTGAGAAATTTCTAAATCCTTAATTACTGTGTTGGGGAACCATTCCAACTTACCCTTACCCCGCCTTTCTGCATCTTTGAGCAATTCCACCATCACTGTATGGGCATCACGGGGCAGAAAACAGGAATCGCTTACCCAGCAGTCTCCAGGATTGAGCTTACCGTATTTTTTCTCAATGCGATTACGCAATTCCAAATAGCCGCGAGAATAGAATTGACGTTGGCTTTGCGTGGGTCTTTCATCTAAAGCCGAAGTTCCTTGAGAGGAAATTTGTCCACCCAACCAATCAGTAATTTCTGTTAGGCAAACCCTTCTACCCGCCAATAAACCTTCGTAAGCTGTAGCAACCCCAGAAAGTCCGCCACCCACCACCAAAATGTCACAATTGACCGTTTTATCTGGGGTTCTTGGTGGTGCGGCGACAATTGCAGAATTAGGTATCAGGTAGCCAGAGATTAAGCTGAGACTGATGAGTGATGTCTGGAGACAGGCTACTTTATGTCTGCGCTTCATGATGTGAGAACTCTTTCTACTCTTGTGCGAACTTGTAGACGTTACCATCTTCTAAAGGTTCTCTACAAGAAGGGAGTAGGGGTGCGGGAAGGCAGGGGGTACAAGGGAGAGAAAATTAACAACTGTACAGACGCGGTTAAGCGCGTCTCTAATGACCAATGACTAATGCAGATTTCGATACTTTCTCTGGTTCGTTTTTTGAGAGCAAAGCAGCAAAATCGTAAATTGTAACTTTTAGCAATGTTTCTATTTCAGGACTTAATACTAGTTCTACTTGCAGTTGTGGTCTACCTAGACCGATCGCTTCTGTAATATATTGTTCCATATGTATTAATAATGTCTATAAGTGCAACTACCCCAGAATTTTTCACAGATGCACAAGGGGAATTAAGTAGAACAGGGTAAATAATTAAATGTTTGTAGTGAGAACTAAAGTTCTCAAACCAGGATTAAAGTCCTGAACACGAACTGAAGCCTAGTATTTTTACATCACTTAACATAGGTTGCTTTTTTCAAGTCGTTCTACTTACTCATGCGATCGCTCTCACTTTAGTAAAATAAAATACTGATGTCAACGAGTACCCATAATTTTTTTCCAAGCACCTTCTAAAATCTACTTGACCAAAGAAAAACAGGATACAAGCCCCTCTCATACTAAGTTCCGATGCCTGCGGCATAGCGTTGCTTAACACGTAGGGTCTCGTAGAGAAGCGACGTGAAAACTGGCTCTCAACCTTCACTTTTGACCAATACAATCTACACGGGTATTTCTATGATAAATTCCGTACCTTCTCCTAAAGCCGAGTTACATTTCAACTGGCCACCGTGGCTTTCCACAACAATTTGTTTAGCTATAGCCAACCCTAAACCTGTACCTTTACCTACACCTTTGGTAGTAAATAAATGGTCAAATATTTTGTGTTTAACTTCTTCGCTCATACCTTTACCATTATCAGCAATGGAGATTTTCACAGATTTATCTGCTATTGATGTAGTAATTGTGATCTGGTTAGGATGAGATTTAATCTCCTCAAAATTCCGTCCGTGATTCGATTCATCTAATGCGTCAATTGCATTAACTAAAATATTCATAAATACCTGATTTAATTGCCCAGGAAAACATTCTAATTGTGGTAAATTCCCGTAGTTAGTTATTACCTCGATTGCGGGACGTTGTTCGTTAGATTTGAGACGATGTTTGAGAATTAAGATTGTGCTGTCAATACCTTCGTGAAGATTAAATGGTACTTTGTAGTCTCTATCAGCACGGGAGAAAGTGCGTAGGGAAGTGCTAATATTTTTTAACCTATCACAAGCTATTGTCATAGAATCCAGCATTTTTGGCAGGTCTTCTATGGTGTATTCCAAATCAATTTCCGACTCGTGATCGAGAATTTCTTCGGTTTTATCGGGTAAAGTTTCTTGATAGATTTTCAAATGTTCGAGAATATCGGCAAAGGTAGGTTTAGCTTGCTTGAGACTGGCAGCAATAAAGCCCAAAGGATTATTCATTTCGTGGGCGACACCAGCCACCAAGTTACCCAAGGCGGACATTTTCTCACTTTGAATGATTTGTAATTGGGCTTGTTGCAAATCCAGTTCAGCTTGTTTGAGATCGCTAATTTCAATCAAAATGCCATCCCATACAATTTCACCATCCTCACCACGTTCTGGCTGGGATGCAGCCTTTACCCACTTGATATTTCCATTAGGTGTAATAATGCGCCATTCATGCTGAAAAGGGGTGAGATTTTTCGCTGACTCGACAACTATTTGAAACGCCTTTGCTCGGTCGTCAGGATGTTCAAAATCGCGCAAGCTGTATTTCCCTGACATGAAATCTTCTGCTGCTATTTCATAAAGTGTTTGACACCCAGAACTAACGTAAGGTATAGAAGCTGAACCATCAGCCTTAATCCGGATCTGATAAATTATTCCAGGAACATTATTTGCCAGTTTTTGAAAGCGGGCTTCACTGAGCCGTAATTTTTCCAGCGATCGCTCTAACTGTTGGGCATTTTCCTGAGAACGTTGATAAAGTTGGGCATTTTCTAGAGAAATGGCAACTTGTGTGCAAAGTAAATTCAATAGTTGCACGCGATCGCTCGTAAATGCCCCTCTCACTAAATTATTTTCTAGATATAAAATCCCCAGCAATTTACCTTGATACAAAATCGGGCTGCACAAAATACTCAAAGGCTTTTGACGGATGATGTATGGGTCATTGGCTAAGGTGGTATCTGCGGTTGCATCCAACAAAACAACAGTGTGTTGACTATGCTTGACTTTGTAAATGAGTTTGTGAGGAATTTCCAGGCTGTCTTCAACGGGAAGACTTGGTAACATAATTGGCTTATAACCCTGGGTAATTGAACCTTGAATTAATAAATGATTGTCTTGCAACAGCATTAACACACATTTATCAGCCCCAGCATTTTCGATGATGATTCTCAGTAAAGACGAAAGCAGTTTTTCTAGTTCGATTTCTCCAGAGATCGCTTGAGATGCTTTGAGAATTGCTGTTAAATCTAGGGTATCTGAGACATTACTGCTACTGCTAGAGACTGAAGAACTACTTTTTGTGACAGTCCCCACGGTGAAGATAGTTTCGTTGGTGGAAAGGGTCGAACGGCTTTGCTGTAATATGGGGGCAAGTAACTGCGGATAGCGTCTTTCTAAATCGGCGACTTTCGCTTTTGCTCCCCATTTAGCATAACAATAATAGGCTTCTTGCAAATACCAAATGGCAGCTTTTTCTCTACCCCAATCCAGGTAAAATTTTGCTGCTAATTCGTTGGCTAAACCTTCTTCTTGGATATAGCCATTTGCTTTAGCGCCAGCAATAGCGCGATCGTACCTGTCTCCCGCTTCATAGTAATATCCTAAAACCCGTTGTTTTTCTGCCTCAACTAAATACCATTTATGTAAATGATTCATAGGGGCATTTTGTGCAGAATGATGCAGACGAGTTTGATGGGTTGCGATTTGGGCGAGGATTTCAGCCTGCTCTGGCTTTGACTGTGTGCGGAAGATAGCGAGATATGTCAGGGCTGCGTAAAAGTGAAAAATCGGAACACAAATTAATCCCGATACTGCCATTAAATACAGCTTGATTTGTTTAATGTAGCTTATTGCAGGCGAGTAATTTCCCCATAAGTAAGCTAGCATCAGTTTGGCTATGTAAGCCGTAGAGATAGCCGTCAGTTCACGATCCTGAAAATGCTTAGGAAACATCTGTGTTTCATCATAAGCACTACCAATTAAGCAATCTGGTTGATTGACAGGTTCCCGCAAATTTTTGACTGTCTGCCAAGTTAGGTTTAAATAAACTTGCGGAGAAAATTGTTTAACCTGAGCCAAGGCGGCGCTGTAAGTTGCTAACTCAGATTCGCAAATATCTAATTCCACCCCACTAAATAATCTTACCTGGCTATAACCCACAATGCTGTAGCCAGCACGGAGAAAATCACCAGTATCCATACCAATCCTATAGCTATCTTTCAGTGTTAATTTTGTTGCCTGCAAAGTTTCCCGATGATGCTGAATAAAATCCCCAAACAGATGTAGAGTCATGGATTTATACTCTGGTAAATTGAAACGCTCCAGCAATGAGAGGGCTAATTTACCAAAACTGTAGCCTGTTTCCACTTCTTGCAAAACAGCACACATCACCAGTCCATGAATTGCATACCCCACCGTCGATGTTGGTGTATTTCCGAACTGGAGTGACAAACTCACCATCTTTGCGCTCAGAATAGGTAATAAACCTGGTATTCCCACGAAAATGGGTGAAAATAACCTTCCTAATAGTTGCATTGCTGCCACTGATGTAGGATCGGTCATGACTGGTAGATCAACTAGTTCCCCAATCTGTCTGCTCTGGAGTTGATTCGTAATAGCTTGTAGAACCTTGGCAATTTCAGCTTCATCGGGTTCACGAGGAAATTCTACTCCTAATTGGGAAAGTGCATCTGTTCCTATGGCAATCGCCTCTAACATCTGGCTCTGGGTTGTTTGTGCCGCGATTTGAATTGTGTAAATTTTCACTTTGTCTAAAATTGTCTGAGCGGATCGCAACACCATTGCTGCTATCTTTTCCATCTCCTCAAAGTCACCATTGAGATAGGCAACTTCAACAGCCGCAATATGGAGGTTGAGAGCTAATTCATACTGAGTTTGCCAGCAGTTTGTTTGTAGCAACTCAATGCCTAGTTGTAAATACTCCGTTGCGGCGGCATAAGCTGTGGAATTTCTCGCTTTAACTCCCGCTTGTAAGTTGAGTTTAGCTAATGCTTCCCGTTCACTTAGTTGAGTAATTAGCTCTTGTCCTCGGTTCAAGTGTCCGACAATATCAAATAGTTTTTCCTCTTGCTCTATTTGAGATAAATTTTGCCGTAGTAATTCTCCAATTTTTAGATGAGTTACTGCTTTTTGATTATTAGGGATGAGAGAATAAGCTGCTTGTTGGACTCGGTCGTGTAAGAATTTATAAGTGAATACTCTTTTGCCATTATCATTAGTTATGCGTTGATGATCTAATAATGTATCTTGTTGATAAAACTTATAAATATTACTAGTTGGTAGGATCAAACCTTCCTGTAATGCTTGCCACAAATCAGTAGCAATTTCTACCTCCGTCTGACCGGAAACAATTGCTAAAATTGATAAATCAAAATAGTTACCAATACAAGCAGCTAATTTCAGCACATCTTGAGTTGATGCAGATAATCTCTGTAATTGAAATACCATAAATTCAACTACATCTGAAGTAAGTGATTGCTGGTTGATTGCCGTAATATCACATTGCCAATATCCCTCAAAGAAGTTGAATTGAATCAGATTTTCCTGATGTAATGCTTTGAGAAACTGTGTACTAAAAAATGGATTACCTTGAGTTTTTTGATATACCAGTTGTGAAAGATTCCAGGCTAAAGCTTCTGTACATTTGAGTGTGTCAGCCACTAATTGATTGATGCGTATTTGACTCAGTGGTGTTAAGGTAATTGTATTAATTATTGATGGTAATTTTTTAATTTCACCCAAGGTAAACATTAATGGATGTGATGGGCTGACTTCGTTATCACGATATGCACCTATTAATAGTAGATATTCTGTATCAGCAATTAAGATTTGCATTAAGTTTAATGATGCCAAATCCGCCCATTGTAAATCATCTAAAAATATTACTAATGGATGCTCTTTACTAGTAAAAACGTGAGTGAACTTCTGGAATAATAAATTAAAGCGATTTTGGGCTGCGCTACCTGATAAGTCTTTTGTGGGTGGTTGTTGACCAATAATGAGTTCTAGTTCGGGAATAACGTCAATAATTACCTGTCCATTTTCACCCAATGCCTCTAAAATCTGAACTTTCCATTGCTGAATTTGGCTATTGCTTTCTGTTAATAATTTACCTATTAAATTACGAAACGCTTGGACAAAGGCCGAGAAGGGAATATTGCGTTGAAATTGCTCAAATTTACCTTTAATAAAATAACCACGTTGTCTAACAATCGGTTTATGCACTTCATTGACAACTGCCGTTTTACCAATTCCTGAAAAGCCAGCCACCAGCATCATTTCTGTTGCACCAAGACTGACTCTATCAAAGGCTTGTAGCAACATTTCTATTTGGGCTTCTCTACCATAAAGTTTATCAGGAATGATGAAGCGATCGCACACATCCCTCTGGGCAATTTTAAAACTCTCAATTTTGCCAGTTGCTTGGAGTTGAGACAAACAATTTTCTAAATCATATTTTAATCCCAATGCACTTTGATAGCGGTCTTCGACATTTTTTGCCATCAATTTGCTGACAATTGCTGATAATATTGGTGGGATTTGGGGATTAACTTCATGCGCTAATGGTGCTGTTTTGGCAATATGACAATGTACTACTTCCATCGGTTCATTAGCTGGAAAAGGTAACTCTCTTGTGAGTAATTCATAAAAAGTTACACCCAGAGAGTAGAAATCTGTCCGGTAATCAATTCCGCGATTCATTCTCCCGGTTTGTTCGGGAGATATATAAGCTAGTGTTCCTTCTAAAACATTGGGGTTAACCAAAGTTTGGGTTTCTCTTGGTAGTAAAGATGCAATACTAAAGTCGATTAATTTAACTTGCTTAGTTTCAGGGTTAATTAATATATTGCTGGGTTTAATATCTTTATGAATAATGCGCTCTTTGTAGAGTATATCTAAGGTGTTACAGAGGGCGATCGCTATTTGTAAAAACTCATCAAGTGACGAAACATAATTCTTAAAAAAATAGTCCTTGAGGGAAATTCCCCCAAAGTCTTCCATTACCAAGATATAACCATTTTGGAACGATTCCAGGCTATAGGTTCGGATGATTCCAGGATAGTTAAGATTTTTAGCAATAGTATACTGGTTGCGGAATTGTACTAGTTCGCTAAAGCTGGGATAATGATTTTTCAACAGTTTGATAACTACGGGTTTGTTATCAGTTTCTTTTACAGATCGGTAGACAAAAGTTCTAGAACCATCATAGAGTTGTTCATGAACTATATATCCAGGAATACTGACTTGAGTAGCAATCATACTGCGTCCAGGCTAGATAATTTCCTACTTAGTATTCCCAGATTGGCAAGTTAAATACCCGACAGCTTATCCATATTTAATTTTAAATGTGAATACTTGCTTGTGTTTTATTGAGAAAGTAAACCTGCATTCAATGCTTTCGTGATGCGATCGCTCGAAAATTGCAAGTGGGCTAACGTGTAAATATCCCCTTGTTTATCCCATTGTTTTAGTTGGGTGTCAATAGCGTTTTGCAATTGGCGTAATTCATACCAAGCTAGGGTGCTACCGTCTTCGGGTATATCAAGATGATGTAAGACCATTTCCAGCAAGATATCTAAATATTCTCGTTGCAACGAACGGCGGATGCTAGAAATTGGCTGTGGTTCTGCTGTGCTGAAAACTTCCGTCCAGATGCCTTGTTGCAAGGTATCGAATAATTCTGGTATGGAAAGGGCTTGTTCAGAGGAGCTTTTCAGTTCTATATCTTGTAAACGGTGCAGACGTTCACTATCTAAGAGCGATCGTAAAATAAATCGTTGAAAATTTAAAACACGTTCGTGAATGGGATAGTCAAGGCGGTTGTTGGGTACAGAACTGCCCCAATGTTGCCAACGGGATGGGGCTAACTGATTGAGTAATTTTGGTGAAAAACTAAAAGCATCTTCAGCAAATACATACTCTTGTAACTCTGCCAAAGCTTGACGTTGTTTGCTAAGGGGAACCGGTACAAATGCCCAGGAACTATCATCACTAGCATGAGTCCGGCGAAAGGACTGCCCACCAATATATTTAGAAAGTAGCGCGGCGTTACGAAAATAATATTTCAATACTCGATTAAATAAAACGCGCAAATGACTATAGCTTTCTCCCTTGGGTAGATAATGCTCGTCCAAGCGTTGCCACATGGCGCGGGCGTTATCCATTTGCCATTGCGAATAAACCAGCACATCACTACTCATATCCCAAACATTCGCCAAAGGATTGATATCCCAAATATCTTCATCTGTGGCATAAGATAATTCTGGTTGCGGCGATGCTAAAGCAATTTGCTGTAAAAAACTTCTTTCTACTTCCGGCGTAACTACCTCATCTACTCCATGAGGACTGTATCTATAACCGTACTCAATCGCCCATTCATCATAGGGGCCAATCACTCCGGGAAAATAATCCCCTTGTTCCACTCCCTGGGGTGCAATGTTCACAGGTAGATAATCCATCACCGAACTCACTAAACCCTTGACGCGAGTAATTTCTCGGTTATTTAATTCTTGGGGCGTTAACATAGTGCTACCGTGAAAGTTGTGGCGCAAACCGAGAGTATGACCAACTTCATGAGCTACAAGATAGCGCAGATATTGATGCACATACTCCTCCATCGTTTCCCTACTAGGTTGAGTATTTTGCAAAAGCGATAACGCCAAAGCCCCCATAGCGGCTTGTTCAGAAGTATTTTGGCTATAGCAGAGTTCGGAGGAGTGGAGGGGTGTAGGGGTATAGGGGTGTAGGGGTGTGGGGGCAGAATATTTGTTAATATCCCCCTGCTCCCGTTCGCGTAGCGTCCCGTAGGGAAGTTCGCCCGGAGGGAAACCCTCCGGGCGACTTCTCTTCCTGCTTCCTGCCCCCCTGCCCCCTGCTTCTCTGCACATATCCCCCAGAGACAAACCATCATTCATCAACGCTTGGTACTCATGCTGAACAGACAGCACCATATTGGCATCGATGATGATATCTGCATCCAAAATTTCCCCTGTGAGAGGGTTGACACGGACTGGCCCTTTGGCAAAACCTGCATCCAGAGAATTGAACCAGCGAATAGTGTTGTAGCGGACATCAGCTGGTTGCCAGTCGGCATCATCTGGCATTTGTCGCACTTCCATAGCGTTGATAAATCCGGCTTTGGCAAATGCTTTATTCCACATCAGTACACCTTCCCGAATCGCTTGGCGGTACTGCTGGGGTACAGCATTTTCAATCCAAAATACTATCGGTTGTTTGGGTACAGATGAAGGTGCATCCGGGTCAGATGGTTCCAGATGCCAGCGATTGATGTAACGGACAAAGGATTCTTGTGTGTTGTGATGCGAGAAGTCTTGAAAAGCAGTAATGAAATATCCAACTCTGTCATCGGCTAGGCGGGGAATATAGCCATTGTTTTCTTGAATTTGGGAAAAACTGTAGTGTACCTTGAGGGTGAGCGCTCGGCTATCGGGTAAGGTAACTAAATTTGCTCCTTCTGGCGAGGAAAAACCGTAAACTGCATCGATTTCTAGATTTTCCGGCAAGCTGTTGACATCACCAAAATAGGATTTGCTTGCTTCTAGGCGATAGTCTGCCTGTAAAGAGTATTTCAATAGAGGTGTTAAGCCTGGAAAGTCCTGCATTAGCAGGTCGCCCAAGTTTATGAGTATGCTTTTACTACGTGAATCAATGCTGTTGATGGGTAGTGAATAAAGAACTGAGTCGCTAAATGAGCGAGCAAGCGATCGCTGTTCTGGTTGACTTGCATCTGTACGGAATTTAACATTACGCACTACAAAATGCAAATTATTATTGACTCGCTGAAAATAGAACAGATAATCAGCCAGGGGTGAACCGCTATAAATACCGCTTTCCCCAATACCTGATTCTAAAGTCACCGTAGCTAAGTAGTTTTTATTTAATTGTTCTGGCTTAATTTCTAAGAAAATATCCCCAAAATTTTCCTGACCATAAAGAGTAAAAAGCCCTTGTACTTTCTTGATTCCTTTGACAAACTCACGAAATCGCCGAAAATCTTCCTGTGGTTTCTCCCCAAGATTATTTTCGGCAACAGTTAAGTTTTCTACTACTGGATATGTGTTGAATTGCTCTAATTCAAGGCGTGTCAGTTGCTCGGCTCTTACATAATTAGTACTGAGTAAGAAACTGTATAGAAAGGCTACAAATATTACTAACCTAGTTAACCAGTATCTCATCCTTTAGTTTTCTGCCTGAAGCGGTTTTCTTGTAGAAAAATTTAGATTAATTCATCATTTGTCAACTGTACAAACATTTACGTGATATTCATGGATAACAGGTAACTAAGTTTACTTGAGTCAAATAACATTGCTAACCCAAAAATGGTGTGCGATTTGAATTTTGTGAGCGTTATTCTGCAATTTTTCATTTATAAAATAAAATTGATTATTCAGCAATATTTATTTCTTAAGACAGATATTTTATAAGCCCCAAGATAGATGTATCAGAAGTATATCTGCATTGAACATGAAAAAATGTAATGGATGCTACGCTGAAAAGCTGATAAATTGTGAAGAACGC contains:
- a CDS encoding FAD-dependent oxidoreductase — protein: MKRRHKVACLQTSLISLSLISGYLIPNSAIVAAPPRTPDKTVNCDILVVGGGLSGVATAYEGLLAGRRVCLTEITDWLGGQISSQGTSALDERPTQSQRQFYSRGYLELRNRIEKKYGKLNPGDCWVSDSCFLPRDAHTVMVELLKDAERRGKGKLEWFPNTVIKDLEISQGKLINSAIAIQHQPVKGAPPLNTFTLSQTIDDAYRYSNSSRLTKSIIRLVPQQTKGNSPKWYIVDASETGEIIALADVPYRLGIDARSFLEPSSSSAKNDPYCTQGFTYTFAMEATKEAQPQKMPPYYLQYSPYFSYELPRLADFGLVFTYRRIWSPTKGEPVNFNGVRFSAPTPGDISMQNWTWGNDYRPGTAKDNLVYTRQQLQGTGQLKPGGWMGGLRTESLRKAEEKAFSYYYWLVAGTTDSQLGEGVKRPQTNNRFLAGLNSPMGTAHGLSKYPYMREGRRIIGRPSWGQPTGFTIWEVDISRRNYNDEYYRKTLPADMYRQLRATLAGLEATSVISGQVSPDKAMRRTRSTIFPDAVGIGHYAIDFHPCMEKSPPETPGNRERPGERRGAGQAYPFQIALRAMIPQKIDNLIVGGKSIATSHIAAAAYRVHSFEWSAGAAAGTVAAFSLKNEVAPYQLVDDLPKSEPQLQALKRLLEKNGNPTAFPDTSIFNQNWEDWR
- a CDS encoding zinc-dependent metalloprotease translates to MRYWLTRLVIFVAFLYSFLLSTNYVRAEQLTRLELEQFNTYPVVENLTVAENNLGEKPQEDFRRFREFVKGIKKVQGLFTLYGQENFGDIFLEIKPEQLNKNYLATVTLESGIGESGIYSGSPLADYLFYFQRVNNNLHFVVRNVKFRTDASQPEQRSLARSFSDSVLYSLPINSIDSRSKSILINLGDLLMQDFPGLTPLLKYSLQADYRLEASKSYFGDVNSLPENLEIDAVYGFSSPEGANLVTLPDSRALTLKVHYSFSQIQENNGYIPRLADDRVGYFITAFQDFSHHNTQESFVRYINRWHLEPSDPDAPSSVPKQPIVFWIENAVPQQYRQAIREGVLMWNKAFAKAGFINAMEVRQMPDDADWQPADVRYNTIRWFNSLDAGFAKGPVRVNPLTGEILDADIIIDANMVLSVQHEYQALMNDGLSLGDMCREAGGRGAGSRKRSRPEGFPPGELPYGTLREREQGDINKYSAPTPLHPYTPTPLHSSELCYSQNTSEQAAMGALALSLLQNTQPSRETMEEYVHQYLRYLVAHEVGHTLGLRHNFHGSTMLTPQELNNREITRVKGLVSSVMDYLPVNIAPQGVEQGDYFPGVIGPYDEWAIEYGYRYSPHGVDEVVTPEVERSFLQQIALASPQPELSYATDEDIWDINPLANVWDMSSDVLVYSQWQMDNARAMWQRLDEHYLPKGESYSHLRVLFNRVLKYYFRNAALLSKYIGGQSFRRTHASDDSSWAFVPVPLSKQRQALAELQEYVFAEDAFSFSPKLLNQLAPSRWQHWGSSVPNNRLDYPIHERVLNFQRFILRSLLDSERLHRLQDIELKSSSEQALSIPELFDTLQQGIWTEVFSTAEPQPISSIRRSLQREYLDILLEMVLHHLDIPEDGSTLAWYELRQLQNAIDTQLKQWDKQGDIYTLAHLQFSSDRITKALNAGLLSQ
- a CDS encoding ATP-binding sensor histidine kinase; its protein translation is MIATQVSIPGYIVHEQLYDGSRTFVYRSVKETDNKPVVIKLLKNHYPSFSELVQFRNQYTIAKNLNYPGIIRTYSLESFQNGYILVMEDFGGISLKDYFFKNYVSSLDEFLQIAIALCNTLDILYKERIIHKDIKPSNILINPETKQVKLIDFSIASLLPRETQTLVNPNVLEGTLAYISPEQTGRMNRGIDYRTDFYSLGVTFYELLTRELPFPANEPMEVVHCHIAKTAPLAHEVNPQIPPILSAIVSKLMAKNVEDRYQSALGLKYDLENCLSQLQATGKIESFKIAQRDVCDRFIIPDKLYGREAQIEMLLQAFDRVSLGATEMMLVAGFSGIGKTAVVNEVHKPIVRQRGYFIKGKFEQFQRNIPFSAFVQAFRNLIGKLLTESNSQIQQWKVQILEALGENGQVIIDVIPELELIIGQQPPTKDLSGSAAQNRFNLLFQKFTHVFTSKEHPLVIFLDDLQWADLASLNLMQILIADTEYLLLIGAYRDNEVSPSHPLMFTLGEIKKLPSIINTITLTPLSQIRINQLVADTLKCTEALAWNLSQLVYQKTQGNPFFSTQFLKALHQENLIQFNFFEGYWQCDITAINQQSLTSDVVEFMVFQLQRLSASTQDVLKLAACIGNYFDLSILAIVSGQTEVEIATDLWQALQEGLILPTSNIYKFYQQDTLLDHQRITNDNGKRVFTYKFLHDRVQQAAYSLIPNNQKAVTHLKIGELLRQNLSQIEQEEKLFDIVGHLNRGQELITQLSEREALAKLNLQAGVKARNSTAYAAATEYLQLGIELLQTNCWQTQYELALNLHIAAVEVAYLNGDFEEMEKIAAMVLRSAQTILDKVKIYTIQIAAQTTQSQMLEAIAIGTDALSQLGVEFPREPDEAEIAKVLQAITNQLQSRQIGELVDLPVMTDPTSVAAMQLLGRLFSPIFVGIPGLLPILSAKMVSLSLQFGNTPTSTVGYAIHGLVMCAVLQEVETGYSFGKLALSLLERFNLPEYKSMTLHLFGDFIQHHRETLQATKLTLKDSYRIGMDTGDFLRAGYSIVGYSQVRLFSGVELDICESELATYSAALAQVKQFSPQVYLNLTWQTVKNLREPVNQPDCLIGSAYDETQMFPKHFQDRELTAISTAYIAKLMLAYLWGNYSPAISYIKQIKLYLMAVSGLICVPIFHFYAALTYLAIFRTQSKPEQAEILAQIATHQTRLHHSAQNAPMNHLHKWYLVEAEKQRVLGYYYEAGDRYDRAIAGAKANGYIQEEGLANELAAKFYLDWGREKAAIWYLQEAYYCYAKWGAKAKVADLERRYPQLLAPILQQSRSTLSTNETIFTVGTVTKSSSSVSSSSSNVSDTLDLTAILKASQAISGEIELEKLLSSLLRIIIENAGADKCVLMLLQDNHLLIQGSITQGYKPIMLPSLPVEDSLEIPHKLIYKVKHSQHTVVLLDATADTTLANDPYIIRQKPLSILCSPILYQGKLLGILYLENNLVRGAFTSDRVQLLNLLCTQVAISLENAQLYQRSQENAQQLERSLEKLRLSEARFQKLANNVPGIIYQIRIKADGSASIPYVSSGCQTLYEIAAEDFMSGKYSLRDFEHPDDRAKAFQIVVESAKNLTPFQHEWRIITPNGNIKWVKAASQPERGEDGEIVWDGILIEISDLKQAELDLQQAQLQIIQSEKMSALGNLVAGVAHEMNNPLGFIAASLKQAKPTFADILEHLKIYQETLPDKTEEILDHESEIDLEYTIEDLPKMLDSMTIACDRLKNISTSLRTFSRADRDYKVPFNLHEGIDSTILILKHRLKSNEQRPAIEVITNYGNLPQLECFPGQLNQVFMNILVNAIDALDESNHGRNFEEIKSHPNQITITTSIADKSVKISIADNGKGMSEEVKHKIFDHLFTTKGVGKGTGLGLAIAKQIVVESHGGQLKCNSALGEGTEFIIEIPV